In Acanthopagrus latus isolate v.2019 chromosome 17, fAcaLat1.1, whole genome shotgun sequence, the following are encoded in one genomic region:
- the sacm1lb gene encoding phosphatidylinositol-3-phosphatase SAC1-B isoform X3: protein MTLTVRRDIPASAETRPICGLMGTLRLVAGMYLVVITKRKKVGDLLGHAVWKALDFDIISYKKTILHLTDNQMQDNKTFLSMINNVLHTDGFYFATDYDLTHTLQRLANTSPEFQEMSLLERADQRFVWNGHLLREFIAQPELHKFVYPVIHGFITMKSSCINGMVFEWSIISRRSCFRAGVRYYVRGIDSEGHPANYVETEQIVQHSSSKASFVQTRGSIPFYWSQRPNLKYKPKPQISKTMNHLDGFQRHFDSQIILYGRQVILNLINQKGSEKPLELAFDKMVTSLGNGMIKYIAFDFHKECSRMRWHRLQILLDMVAEMQDEFGYFLVDADGKVLMNQEGTFRSNCMDCLDRTNVIQSLLARRSLQSQLRRMGVLHTGQQIEDQSDFESKFKNAWADNADACAKQYAGTGALKTDFTRMGKRTQWGLLMDGWNSMIRYYKNNFSDGFRQDSIDLFLGNYAVDEADWTNPLHDPKDWKFLTLPIIMVVAFSMCIICLLMAGDTWTETLAYVLFWGTASVVTGGLILFNGLDFVDAPKLVQKEKLD from the exons GCATGTACCTGGTTGTTatcacaaagaggaagaaggtgggAGATTTGCTGGGCCATGCTGTTTGGAAGGCTCTTGACTTTGATATCATCTCCTATAAGAAGACAATACTACACCTGACAGACAACCAG ATGCAGGACAACAAGACTTTCCTGTCCATGATCAACAATGTGCTTCATACAGACGGCTTCTACTTTGCAACAGACTAtgacctgacacacacactgcagcgcCTGGCCAACACTAGCCCTGAGTTTCAGGAAATGAGCCTTCTGGAGAGG GCAGATCAGCGTTTTGTCTGGAATGGCCACCTGTTGAGGGAATTTATTGCACAGCCAGAG TTACACAAGTTTGTGTATCCAGTTATCCATGGCT TCATCACCATGAAGTCGAGCTGCATCAATGGAATGGTGTTTGAGTGGAGTATTATCTCCAGGAGGAGCTGTTTCAGAGCTGGTGTCCGCTACTATGTCCGAG GCATTGATTCAGAAGGCCATCCTGCAAACTATGTGGAGACAGAGCAGATAGTGCAGCACAGCAGCTCCAAGGCTTCGTTTGTTCAG ACAAGAGGCTCCATCCCCTTCTACTGGTCCCAAAGGCCCAATCTGAAGTATAAACCAAAACCACAGATcagcaaaacaatgaatcat TTGGATGGATTCCAGAGACACTTTGACTCACAGATTATCCTCTATGGAAGACAAGTCATTTTAAACCTG ATCAACCAGAAGGGTTCAGAAAAGCCACTGGAGCTGGCATTTGACAAGATGGTGACCAGCCTGGGTAATGGCATGATCAA GTACATTGCCTTCGACTTCCATAAGGAGTGTAGTCGGATGAGGTGGCATCGCCTGCAGATCTTACTGGACATGGTTGCTGAAATGCAGGATGAATTTGG ATACTTCCTGGTGGACGCAGACGGGAAGGTGCTTATGAATCAGGAGGGGACATTTCGAAGCAACTGCATGGACTGTCTGGACCGCACCAATGTCATCCAGAGCCTGCTGGCCCGACGGTCACTGCAGTCCCAGCTACGG agaatGGGAGTCCTTCACACAGGCCAGCAGATTGAAGATCAGTCAGACTTTGAGAGCAAGTTCAAGAATG CCTGGGCAGACAATGCTGATGCCTGTGCCAAGCAGTATGCTGGGACAGGTGCCTTAAAGACCGATTTCACCAG GATGGGGAAGAGGACTCAGTGGGGACTGCTGATGGATGGCTGGAACTCCATGATCCGATACTATAAGAACAATTTCTCTGATGGTTTCAGACAG GACTCCATTGATCTGTTCCTGGGGAACTACGCTGTAGATGAAGCTGATTGGACAAACCCATTACATGACCCCAAAGACTGGAAGTTTTTGACG ttGCCTATCATCATGGTGGTAGCATTCTCCATGTGCATCATTTGCCTGCTAATGGCTG GTGACACGTGGACTGAAACCCTCGCCTATGTTCTGTTCTGGGGAACTGCCAGTGTGGTGACAGGCGGCCTCATCCTCTTTAATGGGCTGGACTTTGTAGATGCTCCCAAGCTGGTGCAGAAGGAGAAGCTggactga